The following coding sequences are from one Rathayibacter sp. SW19 window:
- a CDS encoding SIS domain-containing protein — protein sequence MLKFNEEEFVSQLTSALGLRPEIEALVEEVHKRELKNLFLIGAGGTYATMMPYELLMRRNSSFPTRAVIAAELVLSGDATFGPQSLAVFASASGTTEDVLKAIEYSKAQGAYTVALTGAGDSPIARAVDRVLLTVPETWFDLQLLLLTTRLMSSRGEFAGYEKLVGELATIPQALVHVAMQADPAAAEFARAHKDSDYIFVVGAGNLWGFAYLYSMCVLEECQWLRTTRVHGAEFFHGSLELIEKDTTVLLFVGEDETRPLMERVQRFAQNYSDDVTTLDTAEFPLAEISPEFRGLLSPLIMDTVATRVSKHLEAERNHDLALRRYYRVVEY from the coding sequence ATGCTCAAATTCAATGAAGAAGAGTTCGTTTCTCAGCTGACCAGCGCGCTCGGCTTGCGCCCGGAGATTGAGGCGCTCGTGGAGGAAGTCCACAAACGGGAGCTGAAGAACCTTTTCTTGATCGGTGCCGGCGGCACGTACGCGACGATGATGCCATACGAACTGTTGATGCGCCGCAACTCGAGCTTTCCGACGCGTGCCGTCATCGCCGCCGAACTCGTTCTCTCCGGCGACGCCACGTTCGGCCCTCAGTCGCTCGCCGTTTTCGCATCCGCTTCGGGTACGACGGAAGATGTGCTGAAGGCGATCGAGTACTCGAAGGCGCAGGGCGCGTACACGGTTGCACTAACAGGGGCGGGCGACAGTCCCATCGCGCGCGCCGTGGATCGTGTGCTTCTCACTGTGCCCGAGACGTGGTTCGACCTGCAATTGCTGCTCCTCACCACCCGGCTGATGTCCAGTCGGGGAGAGTTCGCGGGCTACGAGAAACTGGTGGGTGAACTCGCCACAATCCCGCAGGCCTTGGTGCATGTCGCCATGCAGGCCGATCCGGCCGCTGCCGAATTTGCGCGCGCTCACAAAGATAGCGACTATATATTCGTCGTGGGCGCTGGAAACCTGTGGGGCTTCGCATATTTGTATTCGATGTGCGTGCTTGAGGAATGCCAGTGGCTGCGGACGACGCGCGTGCACGGGGCAGAGTTCTTCCACGGTTCGCTCGAACTGATCGAGAAGGACACGACCGTTCTACTGTTCGTGGGTGAAGACGAAACCCGTCCGCTCATGGAGCGTGTGCAAAGATTTGCTCAGAACTACTCTGACGACGTGACCACTCTCGACACGGCAGAATTTCCTCTCGCCGAGATCAGCCCGGAATTCCGAGGGCTGCTCAGCCCATTGATCATGGACACGGTCGCCACCCGCGTCAGCAAACACCTCGAGGCCGAGCGCAACCACGACCTCGCCCTACGCCGTTATTACCGTGTCGTCGAATACTAG
- a CDS encoding PfkB family carbohydrate kinase, which produces MTEDLHSARRKDDRPSFAVVGDNTIDRYVGAGEAEFIGGNALNVAAQLGLAAERVVYFGAVGADPEAELIAGGLSRSGVSTSGLVVIPGETALTQIRLTRDGDRVFEREDFGVTAEYYPDAPALEELAAADWVHIGMLPRAGELRNELLARNPAVVISQDCAVSSGHDGLAVAFESVGEDALDAKSRATAALAAGARLAVITRGARGSVAYDGDTWWQQDALPTDVLDTTGAGDSFIAGFVASRCRGASVQQALLQGSAWASATCRHRGGYPQEAVR; this is translated from the coding sequence ATGACTGAAGACCTTCATTCCGCTCGGCGCAAAGACGACCGACCGTCGTTCGCTGTTGTGGGGGACAATACGATCGATCGCTACGTGGGTGCCGGGGAAGCCGAATTCATCGGAGGAAACGCACTCAACGTTGCGGCGCAGCTGGGCCTGGCTGCGGAACGGGTCGTGTACTTCGGTGCAGTCGGCGCCGATCCGGAAGCCGAGTTGATCGCCGGCGGGCTTTCGCGGTCCGGCGTGAGCACCTCCGGTTTAGTCGTGATACCGGGGGAAACGGCCCTGACGCAAATCCGGCTCACACGCGACGGCGATCGAGTCTTCGAGAGGGAGGATTTCGGAGTGACCGCGGAGTATTATCCTGATGCGCCGGCACTGGAAGAGCTCGCTGCAGCGGACTGGGTGCACATCGGCATGCTGCCGAGGGCGGGTGAACTGAGGAACGAGCTGCTTGCTCGCAATCCTGCCGTCGTTATCAGCCAGGATTGCGCGGTATCGAGCGGGCACGACGGCCTTGCCGTCGCATTCGAGTCGGTCGGCGAAGACGCGTTGGATGCGAAGTCACGCGCCACTGCAGCGCTCGCGGCAGGAGCGCGCCTCGCCGTCATCACCCGCGGGGCCCGCGGCTCCGTTGCCTACGATGGCGACACGTGGTGGCAACAAGACGCGCTGCCGACGGACGTGCTCGATACGACCGGTGCAGGCGACAGCTTCATCGCCGGATTCGTCGCGAGTAGGTGCCGTGGCGCGTCCGTGCAGCAGGCGTTGTTGCAGGGTTCTGCATGGGCGTCGGCGACCTGTCGGCATCGCGGTGGGTACCCGCAGGAGGCAGTTCGATAG
- a CDS encoding GntR family transcriptional regulator: protein MKIVDQVRLDIRKLVDDRNLRPGDRLPTEAEIAQLYGVARSTVREALKRLEHEGLFHAVQGNGRFLSAIGSLSVERPITKYESITSMLEELGYAVTNAVLEVGEVSSTQAEAVALGIEAGDPVIRLTRLRYGNDRPMVFSVNTILREALPGAVVHRDWTGSVTAALDAQGWAINSSAAQISAVTLPEDVESRYQLGGLGAWLLVVETCLTVDGTRVLFAQDYHRGSEIAFNVLRRR, encoded by the coding sequence ATGAAGATCGTCGACCAGGTACGGCTCGACATCCGCAAGCTCGTCGATGATCGCAACCTGCGCCCGGGCGATCGCCTCCCGACCGAGGCCGAGATCGCGCAGCTCTACGGCGTCGCGCGCTCGACCGTGCGAGAGGCCCTGAAGCGACTGGAACACGAGGGGCTGTTTCACGCAGTGCAGGGCAACGGGCGATTTCTGTCCGCAATCGGCTCGCTGAGCGTTGAGCGGCCAATCACGAAGTACGAGAGCATCACCTCGATGCTGGAGGAGCTCGGTTACGCTGTCACGAATGCGGTGCTAGAGGTCGGGGAGGTCTCCTCGACGCAGGCCGAAGCCGTCGCACTCGGGATCGAAGCCGGCGATCCGGTCATCCGCTTGACCAGGCTTCGCTACGGTAACGACCGGCCGATGGTGTTCAGCGTCAATACGATCCTGCGCGAGGCGCTCCCCGGTGCCGTTGTGCACAGGGACTGGACCGGGTCTGTCACGGCCGCGCTGGACGCCCAGGGCTGGGCCATTAACTCTTCAGCCGCCCAGATCAGCGCGGTGACGCTCCCGGAGGACGTCGAATCGCGGTATCAGCTGGGCGGTCTTGGCGCCTGGCTTCTCGTCGTCGAGACGTGTCTCACGGTCGACGGGACGCGCGTGTTGTTCGCCCAGGATTACCATCGCGGAAGCGAAATCGCGTTCAACGTGCTTCGTCGTCGATAG
- a CDS encoding ion channel protein — protein MEATDANTAPTVRMQLVLSVPALLVGVVSASILYGLESLAGLLQTGIWSGLPKALGVNPASGWWIFGVLSLTGLAVGLVVWLMPGHGGRDSATTELIADPLRLAVLPSLIVVTVLALAGGVSLGPENPIIAINTGVLVAVIARLWPKVPTALVVMTSAAATIGALFGTPVAAALVFTGVVGAFKAGGAIWDRLFLPLVAAAAGSITMLMFDQSAGMALTLPAYTSVAPIDLLSCAVIAAVAALLGLAASVALPRAHSAFRMLRNPVLYITLGGVLLGVLGAIGGPITLFKGLSQMGQLVAQRADYGAGQLALIVAVKIVALVIAAAAGFRGGRIFPAVFIGVAIGLFASALIPGIPLAVAVSAGVLGMVLAVARDGWIAIFVATAVTGGIVVLPVLCIAVLPVWLLVSRAPRMIVVEPAEQVPAGAS, from the coding sequence ATGGAAGCCACGGATGCGAATACTGCGCCGACGGTACGAATGCAACTCGTGTTGTCGGTGCCTGCCCTGCTCGTCGGAGTTGTTTCGGCGTCGATCCTCTACGGTCTCGAGTCGCTCGCCGGCCTCCTGCAGACCGGGATCTGGTCGGGTCTGCCGAAGGCACTCGGCGTGAATCCGGCGTCTGGATGGTGGATCTTCGGTGTTCTCAGCCTCACCGGGCTTGCAGTGGGGCTCGTCGTTTGGCTGATGCCCGGCCACGGCGGACGGGACTCTGCGACGACCGAGCTGATCGCGGACCCGCTGCGCCTGGCCGTGTTGCCGTCGCTCATTGTCGTCACAGTGCTCGCGCTCGCCGGCGGGGTGAGCCTCGGCCCGGAGAATCCGATCATCGCGATCAACACCGGGGTGCTTGTGGCGGTGATCGCGCGGCTTTGGCCGAAGGTGCCAACAGCTCTGGTCGTGATGACGAGCGCCGCCGCGACCATCGGGGCGTTGTTCGGCACGCCCGTTGCCGCAGCGCTGGTGTTCACGGGGGTCGTCGGGGCGTTCAAGGCCGGCGGTGCGATCTGGGATCGGCTGTTTCTTCCGTTGGTCGCGGCGGCGGCCGGCTCGATCACCATGTTGATGTTCGACCAGTCAGCCGGAATGGCCCTGACCCTTCCGGCCTACACCTCCGTGGCTCCGATCGACCTGCTCAGCTGTGCCGTGATCGCTGCCGTCGCTGCGCTGCTTGGCCTCGCCGCGTCGGTTGCGCTTCCGCGAGCGCATAGTGCGTTCCGGATGCTGCGCAATCCGGTGTTGTACATCACCCTCGGTGGGGTGCTGCTCGGCGTTCTCGGCGCGATCGGCGGGCCGATCACACTGTTCAAGGGCCTCTCGCAAATGGGTCAGTTGGTCGCGCAGCGTGCCGACTACGGCGCGGGCCAGTTGGCGCTGATCGTCGCGGTCAAGATCGTCGCGCTCGTGATTGCGGCCGCGGCCGGGTTCCGCGGCGGCCGGATCTTCCCTGCCGTCTTCATCGGTGTCGCGATCGGCTTGTTCGCGAGCGCGCTCATCCCGGGTATTCCGCTGGCAGTCGCGGTGTCGGCCGGGGTGCTCGGGATGGTCCTGGCCGTTGCTCGCGACGGCTGGATCGCGATCTTCGTCGCCACTGCCGTCACCGGCGGCATCGTCGTTCTGCCGGTGTTGTGCATCGCGGTGCTGCCGGTGTGGCTGCTCGTCTCCCGCGCGCCGCGGATGATCGTGGTCGAGCCCGCGGAGCAGGTGCCGGCGGGGGCATCCTGA
- a CDS encoding potassium channel family protein produces the protein MARSQAVAAVRSRVRFRDRWERVTRWPLLGLSAAFIVVYSLLVLAPLPSGGPRLALVDVFFIAWAAFVVDFVVRFVATPRGSRAAYARQEKVDLASAVLPLVRPFKLLRLLHTLPGFRGNGGTALRSRVVVIALAYAAMFVYIIALTELAIERHAPHATIVSFGDSIWWACVTIATVGYGDYTPVTVMGRILAVVLMVGGVAIIGTASALIVSYLSERITHRLGGDRPLGHHDDLSGRGRDEQADRGRDDRPSD, from the coding sequence ATGGCACGTTCGCAGGCAGTAGCTGCCGTACGGAGCCGGGTGCGGTTCCGCGATCGTTGGGAGCGCGTGACCCGGTGGCCGTTGCTCGGCCTGTCAGCTGCGTTCATCGTTGTGTATTCACTGCTAGTGCTGGCCCCGTTGCCGTCCGGTGGGCCGCGACTGGCGCTCGTGGATGTGTTCTTCATCGCGTGGGCCGCATTCGTCGTCGACTTTGTGGTGCGCTTCGTTGCAACGCCGCGAGGGTCGCGCGCCGCGTACGCGCGCCAAGAGAAAGTCGATCTCGCCTCCGCCGTGCTCCCGCTGGTGCGTCCGTTCAAGCTGCTGAGGCTTTTGCATACGCTGCCTGGCTTCAGGGGTAATGGCGGCACCGCCCTTCGGTCGCGGGTTGTCGTGATCGCGCTCGCGTACGCGGCGATGTTCGTCTATATCATCGCCCTGACCGAGCTTGCAATCGAACGGCATGCCCCGCACGCAACGATCGTCTCGTTCGGTGACTCGATCTGGTGGGCGTGCGTCACGATCGCAACGGTCGGTTACGGCGACTACACCCCGGTCACCGTCATGGGTCGGATTCTGGCCGTCGTGCTGATGGTCGGCGGCGTCGCGATCATTGGAACCGCCAGTGCCTTGATCGTCTCGTATCTGTCCGAACGGATCACCCATCGCCTGGGGGGCGATCGCCCGCTGGGACATCATGACGACCTTTCCGGTCGGGGTCGCGATGAACAAGCGGATCGCGGCCGCGACGATCGGCCTTCCGACTGA
- a CDS encoding SIS domain-containing protein: MLNFDENRFVRIQSDALALADPIHETIGALVSQGAKNLYFLGAGGVGVLMQPAAQLLQRSTSFPVFLTQAAELRMTDSINLGPHSIVVIPSVSGTTKEAVEILEFSRAKGATVITLTGHADTPLALQADHNFTTFTADDTSSESFYLQSLVLALSLLCHLGEYTEADYRAVIAQLSTLPAALVEVKRSFEPRAALLAAEIKDDEYHIITGAGSTWPEAWYYSTCILEEMQWIRTRPVHASDFFHGTLELLEEGVSLLVFKGEDSTRALVERIEAWAPTITSRVRVIDAAEFELPGVSAEVRALISQVLIATVLERLSAHLEVLRDHPLTTRRYYKRVPY; this comes from the coding sequence ATGCTGAACTTCGATGAGAACCGTTTTGTTCGCATTCAATCGGATGCCCTTGCGCTCGCCGACCCAATCCATGAAACCATTGGCGCCCTCGTCTCCCAGGGCGCGAAGAACCTCTACTTTCTGGGTGCCGGCGGCGTCGGAGTTCTGATGCAGCCGGCCGCGCAGTTGCTACAGCGCAGCACGAGTTTTCCCGTCTTCTTGACCCAGGCGGCCGAGCTGCGGATGACGGACTCGATCAACCTCGGTCCGCACTCGATCGTCGTCATCCCCTCGGTGTCCGGTACGACGAAGGAAGCTGTCGAAATCCTCGAGTTCAGCCGCGCGAAGGGTGCGACGGTCATCACCTTGACCGGGCATGCCGACACGCCGCTGGCGCTACAGGCAGATCACAACTTCACCACCTTCACCGCGGACGACACGTCGTCAGAGTCGTTCTACCTGCAGTCCCTCGTCCTGGCCCTGTCGCTGCTGTGTCACCTCGGCGAATACACGGAAGCGGACTATCGGGCCGTCATCGCGCAACTGTCCACCCTGCCCGCCGCGCTGGTGGAGGTGAAGCGCAGCTTCGAGCCCCGGGCTGCTCTGCTCGCGGCCGAGATCAAAGACGACGAATATCACATCATCACGGGGGCGGGGTCGACCTGGCCGGAGGCCTGGTACTACAGCACGTGCATCCTCGAGGAGATGCAGTGGATCCGCACACGCCCGGTGCACGCATCAGACTTCTTCCATGGCACGCTGGAACTGCTGGAAGAGGGGGTGAGCCTGCTCGTGTTCAAGGGCGAAGACTCGACGCGCGCGCTCGTCGAGCGGATCGAAGCGTGGGCGCCGACGATCACGAGCCGTGTCCGAGTCATCGACGCAGCGGAATTCGAGTTGCCCGGGGTATCGGCTGAGGTGCGCGCGCTCATTTCCCAGGTGTTGATCGCTACGGTGCTCGAGCGCCTCAGTGCTCACCTCGAGGTGCTTCGCGATCACCCGCTGACGACCCGGCGCTATTACAAGCGCGTGCCCTACTGA
- a CDS encoding SIS domain-containing protein, which translates to MTTTDFASALDIDEDAFVRAGAAALSRRKQIERVADELTARGVTSLAFIGSGGTYANAFQFEQLARLSSTLPVRVLVAAEVVASGDPLLTATSIAVFTSDSGTTEDVRAAIDYCRSRGVHTIGFVPVADSPIAQAVDSYIQTEPEWRGWDIYLLLLTARLLSSRGEFDGYEQLATELSLLPAALLEVAKRADPIAKNFAQAHRDTQYMFLVGSGNLWGFTYIYSMCVLEEMLWIRTTRVTGAEFFHGSLELIERDTPVLILQGEDFSRPITDRAIRFAREYSDDVTVLDSKDHALAGISERFRPLVSSAVIGAVTRRISLHLQNERDRDLTLRRYYRVVPY; encoded by the coding sequence ATGACGACGACAGACTTTGCTTCGGCGTTGGACATCGACGAAGATGCCTTCGTGAGAGCGGGAGCAGCTGCACTCTCTCGGCGCAAGCAGATCGAGCGCGTTGCGGACGAATTGACCGCCCGCGGCGTCACGTCGTTGGCTTTCATCGGTTCAGGCGGCACATACGCGAACGCATTCCAATTCGAACAGCTTGCACGACTGAGTTCGACACTCCCCGTGCGAGTATTGGTGGCCGCGGAGGTCGTAGCGTCGGGCGACCCGCTTCTCACAGCGACATCCATAGCGGTATTCACCTCCGACAGCGGAACAACCGAGGACGTGCGCGCGGCGATTGACTACTGCCGCTCGCGTGGAGTGCATACGATCGGCTTCGTGCCTGTCGCAGACAGCCCGATTGCGCAGGCCGTCGACTCGTACATCCAGACCGAGCCGGAATGGCGCGGATGGGACATTTACCTGCTCCTCCTGACGGCGCGACTGCTGTCCTCCCGCGGCGAGTTTGACGGCTATGAGCAGCTGGCCACGGAATTGAGCCTGCTCCCTGCCGCGCTCTTGGAGGTGGCAAAGCGGGCCGACCCGATTGCCAAGAACTTCGCGCAGGCGCACCGGGACACCCAATACATGTTCTTGGTCGGATCGGGCAATCTGTGGGGCTTCACATACATCTACTCGATGTGCGTCCTCGAAGAAATGCTCTGGATCAGAACGACCCGAGTCACGGGTGCGGAGTTCTTCCACGGTTCGCTCGAGCTGATCGAGCGGGACACACCGGTGCTGATCCTGCAAGGCGAAGATTTCTCGCGCCCGATCACTGACCGGGCCATCCGCTTCGCACGAGAATACTCCGACGATGTGACCGTGCTGGACAGCAAAGACCACGCGCTAGCGGGCATCAGCGAGCGCTTCCGCCCCCTTGTGTCTTCGGCCGTGATCGGCGCCGTAACGAGGCGCATCAGTCTGCACCTGCAGAACGAGCGCGATCGCGATCTCACGCTACGTCGCTACTACCGCGTGGTCCCGTACTAA
- a CDS encoding GAP family protein, giving the protein MGPVIGAILPVAVGIAISPIPIIAAILMLLSPKARSTSVGFLVGWVLGMVVVVVVFTLLSAILPAQDSSVSHPIVAIVQLVLGVLLLLVAVKQWRSRPKTGDEAKLPKWMSAIDSMTAARAFVLGFLLAGVNPKNLIMAISAGVTVGAAALSIGSSTIVIVIFVLIAASTVLIPVVGYLVSADKLRAPLDAMRGWLAQNNAAIMSILLLVIGVAVIGKGIGQL; this is encoded by the coding sequence ATGGGACCTGTCATCGGAGCAATACTTCCAGTTGCCGTCGGAATCGCAATCAGCCCGATCCCGATCATCGCGGCGATCCTGATGCTCCTCTCGCCGAAGGCGCGGTCGACCAGTGTTGGCTTCCTGGTCGGTTGGGTGCTCGGCATGGTCGTGGTCGTCGTCGTCTTCACGTTGCTCTCCGCGATCTTGCCGGCGCAGGATTCGTCGGTGTCGCATCCGATCGTCGCAATCGTGCAGCTGGTGCTGGGGGTGTTGTTGCTGCTCGTAGCTGTGAAGCAATGGCGGAGTCGTCCGAAGACGGGTGACGAGGCGAAGCTGCCGAAGTGGATGAGCGCTATTGATTCGATGACAGCCGCTCGCGCGTTCGTCCTCGGGTTTCTGCTCGCGGGCGTCAACCCGAAGAACTTGATTATGGCGATTTCGGCGGGCGTCACGGTCGGAGCGGCAGCGCTGTCAATCGGTTCTTCGACCATCGTGATCGTCATCTTCGTGCTGATCGCGGCCAGCACAGTGCTGATCCCCGTCGTGGGCTACCTGGTGTCAGCGGACAAGCTCCGGGCTCCACTGGACGCCATGCGCGGCTGGCTTGCCCAGAACAATGCGGCGATCATGTCGATCTTGCTGCTCGTCATCGGCGTCGCTGTGATCGGCAAGGGCATCGGCCAGCTCTAG
- a CDS encoding SHOCT domain-containing protein has translation MNFWNILWIFFWSFAFVAYLFALFAIVADLFRDSKLNGWWKALWIVFLIFVPFLTALVYLIARGRGMAERSQKASRQAQSEANDYIRSVAGASPADEIAKAKSLLDAGTITQDEYNALKAKALAHQG, from the coding sequence ATGAACTTCTGGAATATTCTTTGGATCTTCTTCTGGAGCTTCGCGTTCGTCGCCTACCTGTTCGCGCTGTTCGCGATCGTGGCGGATCTGTTCCGCGACAGCAAGCTCAACGGCTGGTGGAAGGCACTCTGGATCGTCTTCCTGATCTTCGTGCCGTTCCTGACCGCACTGGTCTACCTGATTGCACGCGGCCGCGGCATGGCCGAGCGCAGCCAGAAGGCCAGCAGGCAGGCGCAGAGTGAAGCGAACGACTACATTCGCAGTGTTGCCGGTGCCAGTCCGGCCGATGAAATTGCGAAGGCCAAGTCACTGCTCGACGCCGGGACCATCACGCAAGACGAGTACAACGCGCTGAAGGCGAAGGCACTCGCGCATCAGGGCTAA
- a CDS encoding PfkB family carbohydrate kinase: protein MSSNTRAGVGLRPAPKVAGFGDNVIDRFLDRGIDYPGGNCVNFAVFARQRGASAAYLGVFGSDAAGGHIREVLDEIGVDVSQSIVRVGESGYAEVEVVDGERHFRGGNLGGVSVAEPLLLGTGELDFLAEFDLVHSSVYSNSESELAKLRTLDALVSYDLSSEREFRSADYLQRVAPFVDLALLSCSNLTEVETKRDLALVVNHGARYALGTRGTRGAILFDGTMFHRTAAVPIPNAALVVDTMGCGDAFVAAFAVELLRSGWNRDTLAGPDVVARALGDAADFAMRQCLVAGAFGYGRARARAVDEFGVG from the coding sequence GTGTCGTCGAATACTAGAGCCGGCGTGGGGTTGCGGCCGGCGCCGAAGGTAGCGGGCTTCGGCGACAATGTGATCGATCGCTTTCTCGACAGGGGCATCGACTATCCGGGCGGGAACTGCGTGAACTTCGCGGTGTTCGCGCGTCAAAGGGGAGCATCTGCGGCATATCTCGGCGTCTTCGGGTCCGATGCCGCCGGCGGACACATCCGGGAGGTGCTCGACGAGATCGGCGTTGACGTCTCCCAGTCGATCGTGCGTGTCGGTGAAAGTGGCTACGCAGAAGTCGAGGTCGTCGACGGTGAGCGGCACTTTCGCGGTGGCAATCTCGGCGGTGTCAGCGTGGCTGAGCCGTTGTTGCTCGGCACGGGAGAGCTTGACTTCCTTGCAGAATTTGACCTCGTGCATTCCAGCGTCTACTCCAATTCTGAATCGGAGCTTGCGAAGCTGCGCACCCTGGATGCGCTGGTGTCATACGACCTCTCGAGCGAACGGGAATTCCGTTCGGCAGACTATCTTCAGCGCGTGGCCCCGTTCGTTGACCTGGCTCTGCTGTCATGCTCGAACCTCACGGAGGTCGAAACCAAGCGGGACCTGGCGCTGGTCGTGAACCACGGTGCCCGCTACGCGCTGGGCACGCGCGGAACGCGTGGGGCGATTCTGTTCGACGGCACGATGTTCCACCGCACCGCGGCTGTTCCCATCCCGAACGCGGCACTGGTCGTCGACACGATGGGTTGCGGTGACGCGTTCGTCGCGGCCTTCGCTGTCGAGCTCCTTCGCTCTGGTTGGAACCGCGACACCCTGGCCGGTCCCGACGTCGTGGCGCGGGCGCTGGGAGATGCTGCAGACTTCGCCATGCGTCAGTGCCTTGTCGCGGGCGCGTTCGGCTACGGTCGTGCTCGCGCTCGGGCAGTGGATGAGTTCGGTGTAGGTTGA
- a CDS encoding low temperature requirement protein A: MTTALEQPDERRAADWYELFFDLVFVVVIAISADMIEVDPTVGTVLVFVLLFFPLWWAWVNLMVTNNLYGVRFPAIGALVIAAMPGAAAMAIAVSGGIQNDGWLYAAGAAWIRLVLLAMWLIAYAKKAIVVPLWRPLVYNLGTAAIWLGSIAVPTPYRYALWAIAVVAEVLLLAIRQGGFSDSIYQEASISHLLERVGLFVVIVIGEAVYLAVTELAHQPTIGGGAAGIAGLLICALLARAFYRWGSPTTEVGLLAARRARSYGAMRDVVMYLPFFLVTALTLVAASIGLAVADASAPLSLAGRVLLACGIGGFYLVNAAVGVRLGRPIRGIALLAIPGILLPVLACLLSGTLAAWATVALAALALVLLDLLSKVLGARHHQSSATAL, from the coding sequence ATGACGACGGCACTCGAGCAGCCAGATGAGCGACGCGCAGCCGACTGGTACGAGCTGTTCTTCGACCTCGTCTTCGTTGTCGTCATCGCGATCTCGGCCGACATGATCGAGGTTGATCCGACCGTCGGCACGGTGCTGGTGTTCGTCTTGCTGTTCTTTCCCCTGTGGTGGGCATGGGTCAACCTGATGGTGACCAACAACCTCTACGGCGTGCGATTCCCGGCCATCGGGGCGCTCGTGATCGCCGCGATGCCCGGCGCGGCGGCGATGGCAATCGCCGTGTCCGGCGGCATCCAGAATGACGGATGGCTGTACGCAGCCGGTGCTGCCTGGATTCGCCTGGTGCTCCTGGCGATGTGGCTGATCGCATACGCGAAGAAGGCGATCGTCGTGCCGCTGTGGCGCCCGCTCGTGTACAACCTGGGTACGGCGGCGATCTGGCTGGGCTCGATCGCGGTTCCGACGCCGTATCGATACGCGCTCTGGGCGATCGCGGTCGTGGCGGAGGTACTCCTGCTTGCGATCCGCCAAGGCGGGTTTTCTGACAGCATCTACCAGGAGGCGTCGATTTCACACTTGCTGGAGCGCGTCGGTCTATTCGTCGTCATCGTGATCGGCGAAGCGGTCTACCTTGCCGTGACCGAACTCGCACACCAGCCGACGATCGGCGGCGGCGCGGCGGGAATCGCGGGATTGCTGATCTGCGCGCTGCTGGCGCGCGCGTTCTATCGATGGGGTTCGCCGACCACCGAGGTTGGACTCCTCGCGGCGAGGCGAGCCCGATCGTACGGCGCGATGCGCGATGTGGTCATGTATCTGCCGTTCTTTCTTGTCACCGCACTGACGCTGGTTGCCGCGTCCATCGGGTTAGCGGTTGCGGATGCGAGTGCCCCGCTGTCGCTCGCCGGTCGCGTCTTACTCGCCTGCGGTATCGGTGGTTTCTACCTGGTCAACGCCGCTGTGGGCGTGCGGCTGGGCCGCCCGATCCGCGGTATCGCCCTGCTGGCGATACCGGGCATCCTGCTACCGGTGCTCGCCTGCCTGCTCAGCGGCACGCTCGCGGCGTGGGCGACCGTCGCGCTCGCCGCATTGGCGCTCGTGTTGCTCGACCTGCTGAGCAAAGTGCTCGGTGCGCGCCACCACCAGTCTTCCGCCACAGCGCTATGA